Below is a genomic region from Lysobacter terrestris.
CCGACACGAATTCGACCCTGCTGCTGACCGGCGTGGTGTTCGTCGTGGCCGGCATCGCCTTCAAGTTCGGCGCGGCGCCGTTCCACATGTGGCTGCCCGACGTGTACCAGGGCGCGCCGACGCCGATCACGCTGTTCATCGGTTCGGCGCCCAAGCTGGCGTACTTCGGCATGGCCTTCCGCCTGCTCGAAACCGGCGCCGGTCCGCTCGACGACCGCTGGCGCCTGCTGCTGGCCGTGCTCGCCGTCGCCTCGCTGGTGATCGGCAACCTCAGCGCGCTGGTGCAGAGCAACTTCAAGCGCCTGCTGGCCTATTCGACCGTATCGCACGTGGGCTTCCTGTTCCTCGGCCTGGCCGGCGGCGGCGAGCAGGGGATGGCGGCGGCGCTGTTCTACGCGATCAGCTATGCAGTGATGTCGGCCGCGGCCTTCGGTGCGATCGTGGTGATGGCCGGCAAGGGTTTCGAGGCCGACAACATCGGCGACTACCGCGGCCTGAATACCCGCAACCCGTGGCTGGCCGGCCTGATCCTGTGCGTCATGGCCTCGCTGGCCGGCGTGCCGCCGTTCCTGGGCTTCTGGGCCAAGCTGGCCGTACTGCGCGCCGCGTTCGAAGGCGGGCTGTGGTGGCTGGCGCTGACCGGCCTGGTCTTCGCCGTGGTGGGTGCCTTCTATTACCTGCGCGTGATCAAGGCGATGTACTTCGAAGAGGCGCAGGGCGAACAGCACGCGCCGAACGAGGACCGCCCGCTGCGCGTGCTGTTCGGCGTCAATGCGCTGGCGCTGCTGGCGCTGGGCTTTGCCTGGAACCCGATCATGGCGTGGTGCAAGTACGCCTTCGGCGCGTAAAAGCGGTTGTTTTCCGGGACTTTCTGCGTCGTTGGGATTTTTATTGAAATGATGGCTTGCAAGAATTTTCACATGCCGTCATAATTCCGCTCCTGCTGCGGGGTGGAGCAGTCTGGCAGCTCGTCGGGCTCATAACCCGAAGGTCGTAGGTTCAAATCCTACCCCCGCTACCAAGTTAGACATACGGCTCACTGCTCAGGCCGTATTGGTGTCAGAGGTTGTTTCAGAGGTATGCGGGCTGGCTCGGGTTTCCGACCAGCGTAGCCAGCTCCCGCTACCAGCTTCGGCTGGAGAAAGGCCTCTCAGGAGGCTTTTCTTTTTGGTCGCAAGGCTCGGGCTTTGCAGCGATACCGGAACATCGGCATCGCTGCACCGAAATCCAGTTGTAACGGACAAGGGGCCCGTTGGGCCCCTTGTTGTTTTTGCGTTTCACGAATTCGCAAGACGCCACGAATTGCCCGCCTGCGCTGGCCATCGGTGCAGTGGAATTCCAAGGGAAGACTTGATGGACAAGGCCAACGAAATCACCGCAATGCTGGCCCCGACGGTAGCGTCGCTGGGCCTGGAATTGCTGGGTGCCGAATACCTGCCCTCGCCGGGCGGCGCGATGCTGCGCCTGTATATCGACGTGCCCGCCGACGCCGCGCAGGGCGAGGAGCCGCGCCTGGTGACCATCGAGGACTGCGAAGCCGTCAGCCGCGAGGTCTCCGCCCAGCTCGACGTAGAGGATCCGATCAGCAGCCACTACACGCTGGAAGTGTCTTCGCCGGGTATCGATCGCCCGCTGTTCGGTGCCGCGCAGTTCGCGCGCTTCGCCGGCGAGTCGGCGAAGGTCGTGCTGCGCCTGCCGCAGGACGGCCGCCGCCGCCTGCAGGGCGAGATCGTCCGCGTGGCCGGCGAGGACATCACGTTCAACGTCGACGGCAACGAGTTCACCGTGCGCGCCGACAACATCGAAAAAGCCCGCCTGATCCCCGACTGGGTCGCGCTGGGTCTAGAGAAAACCAAGCCGGGCAAGGCTCCAAAGCCCGCGGGCAAGAAATCCACCAACAAGCCGGCGGCCACCAAGCCGTCCCGTGCGGAGTAAGTAGAGATGAGCAAGGAACTTCTGCTGGTCGTTGATGCGGTCGCCAACGAGAAGGGCGTCCCGCGCGAAGTCATTTTCGAGGCGATCGAGGCCGCGCTGGCCTCCGCCGCCAAGAAGCGTTACCACGACCAGGACGTGCTGGTTCGCGTCGCGATCGATTCGAAGGATGGCAGCTACGAAACCTTCCGCCGCTGGGAAGTCGTTGCAGACGACGTGGTGATGGAGTCGCCGGATCGCCAGATCCGCATGATGGACGCCATCGATGAAGCCGAAGGCGTCGAGCTGGGCGACTACATCGAAGAACAGATCGAGAATCCCGAGTTCGGCCGTATCGCCGCGCAGGCCGCCAAGCAGGTAATCGTGCAGCGCGTGCGCGAAGCCGAGCGCGCGCAGGTCGTCGATGCGTGGAAGGATCGCGTCGGCGAACTGGTCACCGGCATCGTCAAGCGCGCCGAGCGCGGCAACATCTATGTCGACCTCGGCGGCAACGCCGAAGCGATCATCCCGAAGGACAAGGGCATTCCGCGCGACGTGCTGCGCGCCGGCGACCGCGTCCGCGGCTACCTGTTCGACGTACGCACCGAGCCGCGCGGCCCGCAGCTGTTCATCAGCCGCGCCGCGCCGGAATTCATGATGGAACTGTTCAAGCTCGAAGTGCCGGAAGTCGGCCAGGGCCTGGTGTCCATCATGGCCTGCGCCCGCGATCCGGGCGACCGCGCCAAGATCGCCGTGCAGGCGCACGACAACCGCACCGATCCGATCGGCGCCTGCATCGGCATGCGTGGTTCGCGCGTGCAGGCGGTGTCGAACGAGCTCAACGGCGAGCGCGTCGACATCGTGCTGTGGTCGGACAACCCGGCCCAGTTCGTCATCAACGCGATGGCGCCGGCCGAAGTGCAGTCGATCATCGTCGATGAAGAAAAGCACTCGATGGACCTGGCTGTCGCCGAAGACCGCCTCGCCCAGGCGATCGGCAAGGGCGGCCAGAACGTGCGCCTCGCCAGCCGCCTGTCGGGCTGGCAGCTCAACGTGATGACGCAGGACCAGGTCACCGCGAAGTCGGAATCGGAACAGGCCTCCGCGCGCCAGCTGTTCATGGACAAGCTGGAAGTCGACGAGGAAATCGCCGGCATCCTGGTCTCGGAAGGCTTCAACACGGTCGAGGAAATCGCCTACGTCCCGGTCGGCGAACTGCTCGCCGTCGAGGGCTTCGACGAGGACATCGTCGAGGAGCTGCGTTCGCGCGCCCGCGACGCGCTGCTCAACGAAGCGCTGGCCGCCGAGGAAGAGCTCGACGAGCACCAGCCGGCCGCCGACCTGCTCGAAGTGGAAGGCATGGACGAGGAACTCGCATTCACCCTCGCCGCGCGCGGCGTGGTGACCCGCGACGACCTCGCCGACCTCGCCACCGACGAACTGACCGATATCGAAGGCGTCGACGAGGACCGTGCGAAGGCGCTGATCATGGAAGCGCGCAAGCACTGGTTCGAATGACCCCTCATCCTGCCGCCCACACGGGCCGGCCAGGCGCCACACGTTAGAATCGCTCCATCACGCGCGGGATCCGTCCCGCGCCACGAGGACACGGAACCGAATGTCGCAGCAAACCACCATCCGCAAACTCGCTGAACTGGTAAATACGCCGGTCGAGAAGTTGCTGGAGCAGCTGGCCGAAGCCGGCATGACCTTCAGCGGCCCCGACCAGGTCGTGACCAGCATCGAGAAGGTCAAGCTGCTTGGCTTCCTCAAGCGCTCGCACGGCAAGGCAGAGGCTGCCGAAGCCGTCGAGGCGCCGAAGAAGATCACGCTCAATCGCAGCCGCAAAGAAGAGCTCACCGTCGGCGGTGGCAAGAACAAGGCCACGGTCGACGTCGTCGTGCGCAAGAAGGTCACGCTGGTCAAGCCGACCGAGAAGTCGGGCGAGCCGGTGACCGACGAGCGCGCGGAGATCCTGCGCAAGCTCGAGGAATCGCGCGCCCGCAACACCGCCGAGCAGCAGCGCCTGGCCGAGACCGACCGCCGCCGCGCCGAGGAAGCCGATCGCCTCCGCCAGGAAGCCGAGGAAGCCGCGCGCCGCAAGGCCGAGGAAGAGGCGCAGGCCAAGCTCGCCGATGCCAGCGCCGTAGCGGGCGACGAGGACGCGCCGGTGCGCAAGCCCGCCGCGCACGGCCATGGCCACGGTCATCCCAAGCCCGCTCCCGCGCGTCCCGCCGAGGCGGCGCGTGGCGCTCCCGCGCACAAGAACCGCGGCTCGCACGCGATGGTCACGACCGTCGAGGATGACGATCGCACCAACCGCTTCGCCGGCCAGATGCACCTGAGCGCGTCCGATCGCGCACGGCGCACGACCAGCACGCGTGGCAAGGCCCGTCCGCAGCAGCGCCGCCAGGCCGAGCAGTCGCGTTCCGGCTCGGGCTTCACCCGTCCGCTTGCACCGATCGTGCGCGAAGTCGCCATCGGCGAAACCATCACTGTGGCCGACCTCGCGCAGAAGCTCGCGCTGAAGGGCGGTGACGTGGTGAAGGCGCTGTTCAAGATGGGCGTGATGGCGACCATCAACCAGTCCATCGACCACGACACCGCGGCGCTGGTGACCGAAGAACTCGGCCACACCGTGGTCAAGGCCAGCGAGAACACCGCGGAAGACGCGCTGCTCGCCCACGTCGAGGAAGCGCAGGGCGACAAGGCCCCGCGTCCGCCGGTCGTCACCATCATGGGTCACGTCGACCACGGCAAGACCTCGCTGCTCGACTACATCCGCCGCACCCGCGTCGCCTCGGGCGAAGCCGGTGGCATCACCCAGCACATCGGCGCGTACCACGTCGAAACGCCGAAGGGCGTCGTCAGCTTCCTCGATACCCCGGGCCACGCAGCGTTCACGCAGATGCGTGCGCGCGGCGCCAAGCTCACCGACATCGTGGTGCTGGTGGTCGCCGCCGACGACGGCGTGATGCCGCAGACCAAGGAAGCGGTGCAGCACGCGAAGGCGGCGAAGGTGCCGCTGATCGTGGCGATCAACAAGATCGACAAGTCCGATGCCGACCCGCTGCGCGTGAAGAACGAGCTGCTGGCCGAACAGGTCGTGGCCGAAGACTTCGGCGGCGACACGCAGATGGTCGAGCTCTCGGCCAAGACCGGCCAGGGCGTCGACGACCTGCTCGACTCGATCCTGTTGCAGGCCGAAGTGCTCGACCTGCAGGCCGTGCCGACCGGCCGCGCCACCGGCGTGGTCATCGAATCCTCGCTCGACAAGGGCCGCGGTCCGGTTGCCACCGTGCTGGTGCAGCAGGGCGAACTCAAGAAGGGCGATTACCTCGTGTGCGGCGTGCAGTACGGCCGCGTGCGTGCGCTGTTCGACGAAACCGGTTCGCAGGTCAACTCGGCCGGTCCGTCGATCCCGGTGCAGGTGCTGGGCCTGTCGGGCGTGCCCGATTCCGGCGACGACTTCGTCGTGGTCGAGGACGAGCGCCTGGCCAAGGACGTCGCGCAGCAGCGCGATGCCAAGCGCCGCGAGTCGCGCCTCGTCGCCCAGGCGGGCAACCGCATGGAAGACATCATGTCGCAGATGGGCGAGGGCGCCGGTCAGCAGACGCTCAACCTCGTGGTCAAGGCCGACGTGCACGGTTCGGTGCAGGCCCTGCGCGAAGCGCTCACCGGCCTGTCCACCGACGCGATCCGCATCAACGTGATCGGCGGCGGCGTCGGCGGCATCACCGAATCCGACGCCACGCTTGCCGCGACCTCGAAGGCCACGATCATCGGCTTCAACGTCCGTGCCGACGCCTCGGCCCGCAAGGTGATCGAAGGCAACGGCGTCGACCTGCGCTACTTCTCGATCATCTATGACGTGATCGACCAGGTGAAGCAGGTCGCTTCGGGCATCCTCGGCAAGGAGATCCGCGAAGAGATCATCGGTACCGCCGAGGTCCGCGACGTGTTCCGCAGCTCCAAGTTCGGCGCGGTTGCCGGCTGCATGGTGGTCGAGGGCGTGGTCAAGCGCCACAAGCCGATCCGCGTGCTGCGCGACAACACCGTCATCTTCGAGGGCGAGCTGGAATCGCTGCGCCGCTTCAAGGAGAACGTCGACGAAGTGCGCAACGGCACCGAGTGCGGCATCGGCGTCAAGGCGTACAACGACATCAAGGCCGGTGACCAGATCGAGTGCTTCGAACGCATCGAGGTCCAGCGCACCCTCTGAGGTGCCATCGCCATGCCAGGTAAATCGTTCCATCGCACCGATCGCGTTTCCGCCCAGCTCCGTCGCGAGCTGGGCGCGATCGTGCACACGACCGTGCGCCAGCACGGCCTTCCCTCGGTCAGCGTCTCGGACGTGGAGGTCACCCGTGACCTCGCGCACGCCAAGGTCTTCGTGACCGCGCTGCAGGAAGAGCGCTCCAAGGAAGCGGTGAAGGCGCTGAAGGAACTCGCGCCGCAGATCCGCTTCCAGCTCGGCCGGGCGATGAAGCTGCGCCACGTGCCCGAGCTGCATTTCCACTACGACGATTCCGTCGACCGTGGCGAGCGCATCAACAACCTGCTGCGCGACAACCCGGCCATCGCCGACGACGGCGACACCGATTGAGGACCGGGCGGGCTCAGGCCCGCCGCTGTCCCGCCGCCTTGTCCGGCTCCCCCATGGCGGGCTTGAGCCCGCCCTACGATCGCTACGATCCCGCGATGAGCAAGAAGCCGCGCACCATCTTCCGCAAGCTCGACGGCATCCTGTTGCTCGACAAGCCGCAGGGGCTCAGCTCCAACCAGGCGCTGCAGCGGGTGCGGCACCTGTTCCGTGCGGAGAAGGCCGGGCACACCGGTAGCCTCGACCCCCTGGCGACCGGCCTGCTGCCGGTCTGCTTCGGCGAGGCCACCAAGATCGCGGGCCTGCTGCTGGGCGCGCACAAAGCCTACGAGACCACGGCCGCGCTCGGCCTGACCACCGACACCGACGATGCGGACGGCGCTCCGCTGCTGCGCCGGGACGTTCCCGGTGACCTCGGCGAGGCACGCATCGAAGCCGCGCTGGCGCCGCTGCGCGGCCGCATCCGCCAACGCGCCCCGATCTATTCCGCGCTGAAGCAGGGCGGCGAGCCGCTCTACGTCAAGGCGCGCCGGGGCGAGGCCATCGAGGCCCCCGAGCGCGAGGTCGAGGTCCACCAGTTGCGGGTCCTGGAGCGGCAGGCGGAGCGGATCCGGTTGCTGGTCGAATGCGGCTCCGGCACCTACGTGCGCAGCCTCGTCCGCGATATGGGCGAAAGCCTGGGCTGCGGCGCCCACGTCGCCACGCTGCGCCGCCTGTGGGTGGACCCGTTCGGCGAGCCGCGCATGTTCACGCTCGACCAGCTGCTGGCCCTGGCCGAAACCGGGGGCGAGGCCGCCCTGGAAGCCTGCCTGCTGCCGATCGAGGCGGGACTGACCGGCTTCCCCCGGGTCGAGTTGGACGACGTCCAGGCCCGGCGCCTGGGGCAGGGGCAGCGGCTCGGGCTGGATGGGGTCGAGCCGGCCGCATGCGTCGCGATCCATGCCCGCGGCGGGCGTGTGCTCGGGCTGGGCGAGGTCGATTCCGACGGAGTCCTGCGCCCCACGCGCCTGTTCACATGGACCACCGAGGCCGCGGCTGCGCCGGCAAACCCGTAGCGCGCCTGCGCGCGGACCGGGTTTCCGGAGTGCCAAGGCGGTCGCAATCCCAGGCCCGCGCTGCTACAATCCGCGCGCTTTTCAAGGACGTTGAAAAGCTCCACATCTCCAGCAAACGGCGGACCAGGCGGTGCGTCGGCAATGCTATTGCCGATTCGCGTTCTGCAGGCCTCGCATCCAACAAGGCACAAACACGATGTCGATCGACACCAACAAGATCATTGAAGAACACAAGCGCGGCGCGGGCGATACCGGCTCCCCGGAAGTCCAGGTCGCCCTGCTGACCGCTCGCATCGAGCAGCTCACCGGCCACTTCAAGGTCCACAAGCAGGACCACCACAGCCGTCGTGGCCTGCTGCAGATGGTCAACCGCCGCCGCAGCCTGCTCGACTACCTCAAGCGCAAGGACAACGAGCGCTACAAGGCCCTGATCGAGAAGCTCGGTCTGCGCCGATAAACGAAACTCCAACCGCGGCGCAGCGATGCGCCGCGGTTTTTTTCGGGCTTCATCCCGGAAGTTTTCGGGTCATCCCGAGCGCAGCGAGGGACCTGTTTTTCGGCAGCGCGAAGCGAAAACAGATCCCTCACTCCGTTCGGGATGACAACAGAATCAACGGCTGTCTCATCGCAGCCAAACCGCGCCGGGCAGGGGCCCGCGTGGAACGAATCAGAAACCAGGACTATCCAACGTGGCAAAAATCACCAAGACCTTCCAGTACGGCAACCACACGGTCACGCTCGAAACCGGCGAAATCGCCCGCCAGGCCAGCGGCGCCGTCATCGTCAAGATGGACGACACCGTCCTGCTGGTGACCGCGGTCGCCGCCAAGAGCGCGCGTGAGGGGCAGGACTTCTTCCCGCTCACCGTCGACTACCAGGAAAAGTTCTACGCCGGTGGCCGCATCCCGGGCGGCTTCTTCAAGCGCGAAGGCCGCGCGACGGAGAAGGAAACGCTGACCTCGCGCCTGATCGACCGGCCGATCCGTCCGCTGTTCCCCGAGGAATACAAGAACGAAGTCCAGATCATCGCGACCGTGATGTCGATGAATCCGGAAGTCGACGGTGACATCCCGGCCCTGATCGGCGCCTCGGCCGCCCTCGCGCTGGCCGGCACCCCGTTCCAGGGCCCGATCGGCGCCGCCAAGGTCGGTTACAAGAACGGCCAGTACCTGCTCAACCCGACCAAGACCGAACTCCTCGATTCCGATCTCGAACTGGTCGTCGCCGGTACCGCCAACGCCGTGCTGATGGTCGAATCCGAAGCGAACATGCTGTCGGAAGAAGTGATGCTGGGCGCCGTGATGTTCGGCCACCGCGAGATGCAGAAGGTCATCAACGCGATCAACGAACTGACCGTCGAAGCCGGCACCAAGCCGTCGACCTGGGTCGGCCCGGAAAAGAACAACGCGATGATCGCCGCGCTCAAGGAAGCCGTCGGCACCCAGCTGTCGGCCGCCTTCCAGGTCCGCGACAAGCTGCAGCGCCGCGACGCGATCGCCGCGATCAAGAAGGACGTGATGACCTCGCTGGCCGGTCGCGCCGAATCCGAGGGCTGGAACGCCGGCGACATGGCCAAGGAATTCGGCGAGCTCGAATACCGCACCATGCGCGACTCGGTGCTCGACACCAAGATTCGCATCGACGGCCGCGACCTGACCACCGTCCGCCCGATCGCTTCGAAGGTCGGCGTGTTGCCGCGTACCCACGGCTCGGCGCTGTTCACCCGCGGCGAAACGCAGGCGATTGTGGTTGTCACCCTGGGCACCGCCCGCGACGGCCAGATCATCGACGCCGTCTCCGGTGAGTACAAGGAAAACTTCCTGTTCCACTACAACTTCCCGCCCTTCTCGGTGGGTGAGTGCGGCCGCATGATGGGCCCGAAGCGTCGCGAAATCGGCCACGGCCGCCTCGCCAAGCGCGGCGTGCTGGCGACGATGCCGACGCTGGAAGCGTTCCCGTACACCATCCGCGTCGTCTCGGAAATCACCGAGTCGAACGGTTCCTCGTCGATGGCCTCGGTGTGCGGCTCCTCGCTCGCGCTGATGGACGCCGGCGTGCCGGTGAAGGCCCCGGTCGCGGGCATCGCGATGGGCCTGGTGAAGGAAGACGACCGCTTCGTCGTCCTGTCCGACATCCTGGGTGACGAAGATCACCTCGGCGACATGGACTTCAAGGTCGCCGGTTCGAAGGAAGGCATCAGCGCCCTGCAGATGGACATCAAGATCCAGGGCATCACCGAAGAGATCATGAAGACGGCCCTCGCCCAGGCGAAGGAAGGCCGCCTGCATATCCTCGGCGAGATGGCCAACGCCCTCACCACGCCGCGCACGGAACTGAGCGAGTGGGCACCGCGCCTGCTGACGATGAAGATCCACCCGGACAAGATCCGCGAAGTGATCGGCAAGGGCGGTTCGACCATCCAGGCGATCACCAAGGAAACCGGCACCCAGATCGACATCCAGGACGACGGCACCATCGTCATCGCGTCGGTCAATGCCGCCGCTGCCGAGGCCGCCAAGGCCCGCATCGAGCAGATCACTTCGGACGTCGAGCCGGGCCGCATCTACGAAGGCAAGGTCGCCAAGATCATGGACTTCGGTGCGTTCGTGACGATCCTGCCGGGCAAGGATGGCTTGGTGCACGTCTCGCAGATCTCCAACGAGCGCGTCGAGAAGGTTTCCGACAAGCTCAAGGAAGGCGACGTGGTCAAGGTCAAGGTGCTGGAAGTCGACAAGCAGGGCCGCATCCGCCTGTCGATGAAGGCCGTGGAAGAAGGCGAGGGCGTGCCGGCCGAATAAGCCGCGCATCCTGCGTCGAATCGAAAAAGCGGGCTTCGGCCCGCTTTTTCTTTGTGCGTTCCTTGTGCGGCCGTGCGCAAGCGGATGGTTGCGCGGCAATGCGACGCAGGCCTCCATGCCGCGTTCCGTCGATGGCGCGGGTTCGCCAATGCGGGTAGCCTGCGGGCCATGCAGCCGGCTCCCCTGTACCGTTTCGGCGACTTCGTGCTCGATCCCGCCGTGCGCGAACTGTGGCATTGCGGCGCGCCGATTTCGCTGCCGCCCAAGTCGTTCGATTGCCTGGTCTACCTGCTCGAACACCGCGACCGCGCGGTCGGCCGCGACGAGTTGATCGCAGCGGTGTGGGGCAAGGTGGACGTCAGCGACGCGGTGTTGGCGCAGACGTTGTTGCGCGCGCGCCGTGCGGTAGGCGATACCGGCAGCGAACAGACCACGATCCGCACCGTGCCGCGTTTCGGCTACCACTGGGTGGCCGCGGTGCATGCGATGGCGCGCACGACGCTTGAAGAAGCGGGCGCGGATACCGGCACGAACGCTGCGGCGCCATCGCCCGAACCCGCGACGGATGTCGCGCCGGCGGTCGCAGGCGAAAGCCCGGCCACTGCATCGTCCGCGCGTGAGTCGCGTTGGCGCTGGGCCGCGCTGGTGTCGGCGGCAGCGGTCGCACTGGCGTTGCTGTCGTGGTGGGGATGGCAGGGTCGTAACGGCACCGTCGACCCGACGACGCGGACCGCGGCCGGATCCCGCCTCGCCGTCGTGCTGCCGGTGACGATCGCTGACGAAAACGCGGAGCAGGCCTGGGTGCGGCTGGGGGCGATGGACTACATCGCCAGCCGCCTGCGCGGCAACGGCGACGTGAATGTCCTGCCGAGCAGCCAGGTGCTGCAGCTGGCGGGGGCCCGCGGCGACAGCGGCGATGCGCAGGCGCGACGCCTGCTCGATACCACCGGCGCGCGCTGGGTCATGCAGCCGCAGGCGATCGC
It encodes:
- the truB gene encoding tRNA pseudouridine(55) synthase TruB, with protein sequence MSKKPRTIFRKLDGILLLDKPQGLSSNQALQRVRHLFRAEKAGHTGSLDPLATGLLPVCFGEATKIAGLLLGAHKAYETTAALGLTTDTDDADGAPLLRRDVPGDLGEARIEAALAPLRGRIRQRAPIYSALKQGGEPLYVKARRGEAIEAPEREVEVHQLRVLERQAERIRLLVECGSGTYVRSLVRDMGESLGCGAHVATLRRLWVDPFGEPRMFTLDQLLALAETGGEAALEACLLPIEAGLTGFPRVELDDVQARRLGQGQRLGLDGVEPAACVAIHARGGRVLGLGEVDSDGVLRPTRLFTWTTEAAAAPANP
- the rimP gene encoding ribosome maturation factor RimP, which encodes MDKANEITAMLAPTVASLGLELLGAEYLPSPGGAMLRLYIDVPADAAQGEEPRLVTIEDCEAVSREVSAQLDVEDPISSHYTLEVSSPGIDRPLFGAAQFARFAGESAKVVLRLPQDGRRRLQGEIVRVAGEDITFNVDGNEFTVRADNIEKARLIPDWVALGLEKTKPGKAPKPAGKKSTNKPAATKPSRAE
- the rbfA gene encoding 30S ribosome-binding factor RbfA, encoding MPGKSFHRTDRVSAQLRRELGAIVHTTVRQHGLPSVSVSDVEVTRDLAHAKVFVTALQEERSKEAVKALKELAPQIRFQLGRAMKLRHVPELHFHYDDSVDRGERINNLLRDNPAIADDGDTD
- the rpsO gene encoding 30S ribosomal protein S15 — encoded protein: MSIDTNKIIEEHKRGAGDTGSPEVQVALLTARIEQLTGHFKVHKQDHHSRRGLLQMVNRRRSLLDYLKRKDNERYKALIEKLGLRR
- the nuoN gene encoding NADH-quinone oxidoreductase subunit NuoN, translating into MITPTLADLMPLLPELVLVGAAFAWLMLDLFLDARHRVVTHVLAIATLAVVIGMIATGVGGQGTVLNGMFVRDTAADVMKVAICGVSAFALVYAWPYLRQRNLYQGEIAVLMLFAIAGMMLLVSAGSLVMVYLGLEMLALCSYALVAVDRDSPIASEAAIKYFVLGSLASGLILYGLSLVYGATGTLDLATIGAAAAADTNSTLLLTGVVFVVAGIAFKFGAAPFHMWLPDVYQGAPTPITLFIGSAPKLAYFGMAFRLLETGAGPLDDRWRLLLAVLAVASLVIGNLSALVQSNFKRLLAYSTVSHVGFLFLGLAGGGEQGMAAALFYAISYAVMSAAAFGAIVVMAGKGFEADNIGDYRGLNTRNPWLAGLILCVMASLAGVPPFLGFWAKLAVLRAAFEGGLWWLALTGLVFAVVGAFYYLRVIKAMYFEEAQGEQHAPNEDRPLRVLFGVNALALLALGFAWNPIMAWCKYAFGA
- the nusA gene encoding transcription termination factor NusA is translated as MSKELLLVVDAVANEKGVPREVIFEAIEAALASAAKKRYHDQDVLVRVAIDSKDGSYETFRRWEVVADDVVMESPDRQIRMMDAIDEAEGVELGDYIEEQIENPEFGRIAAQAAKQVIVQRVREAERAQVVDAWKDRVGELVTGIVKRAERGNIYVDLGGNAEAIIPKDKGIPRDVLRAGDRVRGYLFDVRTEPRGPQLFISRAAPEFMMELFKLEVPEVGQGLVSIMACARDPGDRAKIAVQAHDNRTDPIGACIGMRGSRVQAVSNELNGERVDIVLWSDNPAQFVINAMAPAEVQSIIVDEEKHSMDLAVAEDRLAQAIGKGGQNVRLASRLSGWQLNVMTQDQVTAKSESEQASARQLFMDKLEVDEEIAGILVSEGFNTVEEIAYVPVGELLAVEGFDEDIVEELRSRARDALLNEALAAEEELDEHQPAADLLEVEGMDEELAFTLAARGVVTRDDLADLATDELTDIEGVDEDRAKALIMEARKHWFE
- the pnp gene encoding polyribonucleotide nucleotidyltransferase, which codes for MAKITKTFQYGNHTVTLETGEIARQASGAVIVKMDDTVLLVTAVAAKSAREGQDFFPLTVDYQEKFYAGGRIPGGFFKREGRATEKETLTSRLIDRPIRPLFPEEYKNEVQIIATVMSMNPEVDGDIPALIGASAALALAGTPFQGPIGAAKVGYKNGQYLLNPTKTELLDSDLELVVAGTANAVLMVESEANMLSEEVMLGAVMFGHREMQKVINAINELTVEAGTKPSTWVGPEKNNAMIAALKEAVGTQLSAAFQVRDKLQRRDAIAAIKKDVMTSLAGRAESEGWNAGDMAKEFGELEYRTMRDSVLDTKIRIDGRDLTTVRPIASKVGVLPRTHGSALFTRGETQAIVVVTLGTARDGQIIDAVSGEYKENFLFHYNFPPFSVGECGRMMGPKRREIGHGRLAKRGVLATMPTLEAFPYTIRVVSEITESNGSSSMASVCGSSLALMDAGVPVKAPVAGIAMGLVKEDDRFVVLSDILGDEDHLGDMDFKVAGSKEGISALQMDIKIQGITEEIMKTALAQAKEGRLHILGEMANALTTPRTELSEWAPRLLTMKIHPDKIREVIGKGGSTIQAITKETGTQIDIQDDGTIVIASVNAAAAEAAKARIEQITSDVEPGRIYEGKVAKIMDFGAFVTILPGKDGLVHVSQISNERVEKVSDKLKEGDVVKVKVLEVDKQGRIRLSMKAVEEGEGVPAE